TGGCGAATTTTTTTGACAATATCACGCAACAAGTCCGTCCCAACGTGTGGATGAGCCTTATAAAGAATGTCTTCTGGTGCGCCTGCCGCAACAAATTCTTCCAAAACTTTACGACCGCGTAAGTCACGAACTCGGCTGGTCAATTTTCCATCAGAAAAAGTCCCTGCGCCACCTTCACCAAATTGAACATTTGACTTTGGATTGAGCTTTCCTTCCGTCCAAAACGCGTCAATTGATTTGACACGCTCATCAACAGCTTGTCCACGCTCCAAAACAATTGGGCGATAGCCATTTTGCGCCAATAAAAGCGCCGCAAACATCCCTGCTGGGCCAAAACCAATGACCAAGGGACGGTGGGCAAGTGTTTTACTGCCTTTATCTGGATTTTTGTAATCTAAAACAGGTGCTAAACTCACATTTTTTAATTTTTTAGCTAAAATCTTGCCTTCATTTTCTAGCGCTACATCCACCGTGTAAATGAAATCAATCTCGCCACGATGTCTGGCATCAATCGATTCCTTGTAAATTCGGAAGTCTAGCAGGTCAGACTCTTGAATTTTTAACTTTTTAAGAACCAACGCTTTGACTTTCGTTACAGGTTCATTGATGGAAATTTTAATTTGGGTGATCCGGATCATAATTATCTTTCTATGGTGCTATTTCAAGGCAAAAATGGAGTATTTTTGTCTGATTTTTCACTTATAAATTACCCCTATTATATCATATATAATACATAACTTCTGAATTTCGTTGATTTTTGGACTGATTTTCCAGAGAAAATGCTGACGAAATTTCCAAACTGATCAGTCATGTATTTTTGACGCGTTTAGACATAAATTAAATTATGTAAATTATTTTCACTTACTGTTTTTCAGCAAAAAATTTGCGTCAGTAAATTTTCTGACAAAAAAAGACTGACCAAGGTCAGTCTAATCATTTTTAAGAATTACCCGTAGGAACTGGAGTGTTTTGAACAGATTGAATCTGCGCGGTTCCTGCCGCTATCCCTGTATTTGATCCGTATTTTTCAGTCAGCTGAGCAGTGGTTAATTGTTCTTTTGTCTGCCAATCTACAACTGGCCAAGGATTTTGCATCATTCTCAGGCCCGTTTGTGCAGAATTTGCCACTTGAAGTGAATAGCTGTTTCCATCGCTACCAGCAAGCACTCGGGCTGTATTTTGAATCACATCTACGGGATCATCGTAAGATGCTACGCCATTTGCACCACGGTTAACGAGATAAACCAGATTGGCTTCGCCTGTGTAAACGTCATATTTTCCTTGTCCATTTTGAACCCATTGAGCAAAAATTGCCTCATGCGCTCTAGGACTCAACTCGCTCCAACTTTTGTTAGCCTCTGGACTTGAGGATGCACTTGCCGAACTCGCTGTACGTGATGAAGACGATGATGAAACCTGGGTCGCACTACTAGAAGATTGACTTTCACTCGTCTTACTTCCTTTGCTAACAGTAGATTGGGTAGATGTTGCGCGCTTTTCTGTGTTATCTTGCTGCGTCTGTAAGGCTTGATAAGCAACAACCCCGATGATAAGGGCCAAAACTGCTACAAGACCCACAATCCACCACTTTTTCTTCGCATTCTTTGAGCTTGAATGTTTAGCCATAAGTCTCCTCCTCTAAATGTTTCCTTACCGCCTATTATACTTAAAATTCCCCATTATTTCAAAAAAATTACCTTTTTGAAGTCTAAAAGAATCAAAAATACTGAACAGTCCTTTTAAAAATTCCCGTCAGTATTTTCTCTAACAATTCTTCATTTTAATTGATTGCTTCTGTCAATTTAGAATAAGGTTGCGTATGAAGCATCCATCTTACCCCATATTTGTCAGTAAAATCTCCCATTTTTCCACCCCAAAATTGTGTTTCAAAAGGCAAATTCACCGTCACTGTTCCCGAAGCAACAACATGATCCCAGAAAGCATCGGCTTGCGCAAGAGCTACTTCATCTTCTGAATCCAAGTCAATCAAAATTGAAACAGCATCATAGACCAGAGGCTCCAATTTCATAAAATTATCAGCCGCCATAATCGTTGAACCTAAAACATCAAACTGAGAATGCATGGTCAAATCCGCAGCAGCATCAGCTTCTACGCCAAATTGCTCAGCTTGCTCAGGCGCCACAGGCATTCGAGAAATATTTTTTGCCCCCAGAACCTCCTCATAATAAGCCAAGGCCTCTTTTGTGTTATTGAAAGTGAGATAAGGATGAATTGTTGCCATAAAAACCTCTTTCTATTCTTAGAAAAATGATAAATTTACCCATCATTTGTTGCTTTCGACACTCTCATTCTAACACAAGAAAACGCTTTAATCCAACAATTCAGCCTGTCGAAAACAATACGCCGCATGATCATTAATTACGCCAATCGCTTGCAAATAGGCATAAATCACTGTTGAACCTGTAAATTTGAAGCCGCGCTTTTTCAAATCTTTACTTATTTTGTCTGACAATTCATTCGTTGGTGGAACTTGACTTTCGTCAGCAATCTTGTGCTGCAGTACTTTTCCAGCGGTAAATCCCCAAATGTAAGCGTCAAAAGAGCCAAATTCTTTCTGAATTTCCAGCACCTTTTGAGCATTATTTATTGCTGCCTTTACCTTTAATTTATTTCGGATAATTCCAGCATTGCCTAACAATTCAGCTTCCTTAGCTTCATCGTAGGCTGCTACCTTTTTAATATCAAAGTTATCAAAAGCAGCATAAAAATTTTCTTGTTTGTTCAAAATTGTTGACCAAGAGAGTCCAGCTTGATTCATGTCCAAAACCAATTTAGCAAAAAGCTCCTGATCACCATGCAATGGCTTGCCCCAGTATTGGTCATGATAAGCCATCATTTTTTCACTTGATAAACACCAGTTACAACGTTCTTTTTCAATCATATCTTTCTCCAAAATTACACTTTACATAATTTTAAATATGTAAACTCAATAAAATTTCTTTGTCCACCACTCCTGTTTAATTTCGTAACTAAACTCAGTGTACGATGAACCCAGCATCATTTGAGCCATTTCTGCAAAGCCACTCGCCAGATTTAACTCAGGTAAACGCTCAATTTTTTCCCAGTAAACTTTCCCCTCGCTCGTCTCCTCAATCAACTCTCCAGAAAAATCCGTTGTTGAATAAAGAAAGACCATGTAACGTCGATTTTTATCTGGCTCAAACCAATTTTTAATTCCGCAAAGTTTCAAATGTCGAATATCAAGGCCTGTTTCCTCCTTAATTTCTCTGATTGTTGAAGGTACAAGAGCCTCTCCTTTTTCCACATGACCCCCGGGAAATGAGATTCCCATCCAAGATTTTATACGCTCTTGAACAACAACCTTCTGAGTTTTTTCATCGATAATTGCACACATATTGGTCAATTCAACCCGTTCCAACTCATGCTCACTCATATTCAACCTCCACAGACAAAAATGAAGAAATCAAGATTTCTTCATTTTCAAGTTTTTCTTTTCCAAAATCTTACTCTCAAGTATAAGCTCAATATTTTAAAAAGTCAATCAACCACCAAAGCTCAGAACTATTTTTTTACAATCGGAGCCATTGCAGCTAGCAGACGTTTCATGCCGACTTCTGGGAAATTGATTTTGAGTTCCATATTTTTGCCAGTTCCAGAAACTCCCAAGACCATTCCTTCACCCCACTTGCGATGCACTGCAGTATCACCAATTTGCCAATCCTCCGTTGCCGAATTGGCGATGGTCGTCTGAGCTGCTGTTGGATTGATGATTGCTTTACGTTGATGCAAAGCGTCCGACATTGATAATCCCGTTGCAAAACCACCAGTTTTATAAGCAGCATTAAAACTAGAGTTAGCTTTACGAGCAACCCCGGCGTAATCAAGCAATGCATCATCAATCTCAGAAATAAAACGACTTGGACGATTATAGCTTGTTTTCCCATAAAGCACCCGCTGATTAGCGTTCATCAGATAAAGCGTTTCCTCAGCACGCGTAATGCCCACATAAGCCAGACGACGTTCTTCTTCCAACTCATCCATATCTTCATTGACACGAGCCAGCGGGAAGATGTTTTCCTCCATACCAATCAGAAAAACAACGGGAAATTCAAGCCCCTTAGCCGCGTGCAGGGTCATCATGGTCACTTGATCAGACTCTTCTGCATAAGCATCCGTATCCGAAAGCAGACTTACTTCATTAAGAAAACGACTCAACTTATCTAAACCTGTTTCGATGATCGGCTCTCCCGTTTCCTCATCCAATGGAACCTCTGACTTTTCATCAAAACCTTTTGTGACCGATAAAAATTCTTCTATATTTTCAATCCGCGTTTGATTTTCAAGATTTGGCATCATTTGTAACGCTTTGAGATAACCAGTGCGCTCAAGCATTTCTTCAACTAGCTCAGTAATTGTGTAAACTTCGCTATTGGTCCGCAGAAAATCAAAAATATGTCCCAAATTATAAATTTCATTGGCAGCTTTCCCTCGAAGATCAGAAAGCATAATATCAAAAGTCGAATCCGCTAAAGAAAGCCCTCGACTCTCTGCAAAACGTCGCAATTTTTCCAAAGCACCAGGCCCAACTCCCCGCTTTGGTTCATTTACAATCCGTTCAAAACTCATGTTATCTGCTGGATTAACCACTACATTCAAATACGCAATCACATCACGGATTTCACGACGAGAGTAAAATTTTGTACCTGCCACCATTGTATAAGGAATATTTGATTTAACAAAGGAATCCTCAATGGTACGCGACTGAGCATTTGTCCGATAAAGGACAGCATAGTCGGTATACTTGCGTCCAGAACGAATCCCAGAAGTAATGATTTCGGAAACCTTATTTGCTTCTTCTTGCTCGTTTCCTGCGCGGAAATAAATAATTTTATCTCCTTCTTCGTTTTGAGTCCACAATTTTTTTGGACGACGTTTCACATTATTTTTGATGACATTATTTGCAGCATCAAGAATGGTTTTGGTTGAACGATAGTTTTCTTCCAATAAAACCACTTTAGCGCTAGGATAATCTTTTTCAAAATCCAAGATGTTTTGCATATCAGCTCCACGCCAGCCATAAATGGATTGGTCTGCATCTCCGACTACACAAATATTTTGAAAACGGCTCGCCAAAAGCTTAACCAATTGATACTGCGCATGATTGGTATCTTGATATTCATCAACATGAATATACTGAAACTTTCCTTGATAATAGGCCAAAACATCTGGATTTTGATCAAAAAGACGGAGCGTTTGCATGATTAAATCATCAAAATCCATAGACTCGGCCTTGCGTAATTCAGTTTGATAAATCTTATAAACCCTTGCTACAACCATCTCATAAGGATTTCGTGCCGTAACTTGCGCTTCATAGGCATTTTCGTCCAACAAATCATTTTTTGCGTTAGAAATCGCATTCAATAAACTTTTAGGTTCCCATTTTTTGGGATCAAGATTTGCATCTTTCAGAATCCGTTTCATGAGTGTTTTTTGCTCACCAGGGTCAATGATTGTAAAATTCCGATTATAACCAATATGATCTGCATCACGACGTAAAATTCGTACACACATTGAGTGAAAAGTCGCAATCAAAGTATCTTGTGCTCTTGGTGTCAATGACAATGCACGTTCGCGCATTTCTTTTGCTGCTTTATTTGTAAAGGTAATCGCTAAAATATTCCACGGATTAACCATTTTTTCGTCAATTAAATAAGCAATTCGATGAGTCAACACACGTGTTTTTCCCGAACCAGCTCCCGCCATAATCAATAACGGCCCTTCAGTCGTCTGCACCGCCTCGGCCTGCTTTTCATTCATTCCTTGTAATAGTGAATTCATTTTGTTCTCCTACATACCAAAATCATTACTTATTATAGCATATTTCACCTCTAAAAAGCCTGCTTGCCAAAAAGCTTCTATTTTTTAAAGCACCAAAAAAGCCCCAAAATTTGGGGCCAATTAGTGCTGACAGCTCAAATTTGGGCGATTGCTTGAGCAATTGGTTGTTCTCCATTATGCATGGTAATCACTTTCCCAATCGTATTCTCTGCACTGATAAGCATTTTCAAGGTCTCAGCAACATCATCAATCGTGTTTGAGCCAGAGCGGTCATCATTAACTTCTATTTGTCCCGTTGCCTTTTCTTCAGTGAGGGCACCTGGTTGCAAAATTGTATAGGCCAAGTTTGTATTTTTAACCAAGTACAAATCAGCAAAATGTTTCGCAATATAATAATCTTTCAAAGCAAGAAAGCCCGGAGTTGTCCATTTTTCAGGCTGCAAAGCAAAAATCGTGCTGAGCAAAATAAAACGTTCCACACCTAATAGTTCTGCAGCCTGCATCAATTTGACTGCCCCAAATAAATCAACTTGTAAAAGACTTCCTCCTGATGAGCCAGCCACGTTAATAACGACATCCATAGCTGTGAGTTTTTCAGCCATCTGTTCTGGTGTCCAGTCTAAATCAAAAGCGACTGGTGTGACATTCTCAAAAGTTGGTAAATCTACAGTACGACGCGCTCCTGCAAAGATTTGATGTTCACTTGTTGAGAGGGTTTTAAGCAAACTTTTTCCGACTCGACCTGTGCTTCCAACGATAAATATTTTCATGTTCGACCTCTTTTCTTTTTATTCATTGTAATCATTGTAACAAAAAACCGCCTGACTGGCGGTTATGTGAATTTTTATTCTTCGTCCATTGAAAGGACAGAAAGGAAAGCTTCTTGGGGCACTTCGACGGAGCCGATGGCTTTCATGCGTTTTTTACCGGCTTTTTGTTTTTCAAGGAGTTTGCGTTTCCGTGAAATGTCTCCACCGTAACATTTGGCAAGGACGTTTTTGCGAAGCGCTTTGATGTCACTTCTAGCGACGATTTTATTACCAATGGTCGCTTGGATTGGCACTTCAAATTGTTGGCGTGGGATGAGTTTTTTGAGTTTTTCTACGATGATTTTCCCACGTTCGTAGGCAAAATCTTTGTGAACGATAAAGCTCAAAGCATCCACTTTTTCTGCGTTCAAGAGAATATCCATTTTTACCAAGTTTGATGGGCGATAATCTGAGATTTCGTAGTCAAAGCTGGCGTAGCCTTTGGTCGAGGATTTGAGTTTGTCAAAGAAATCAAAGACAATTTCGCTCAATGGAATGTGATAGATGATATTGACGCGGTTAGCATCTAAGTAGTCCATGGTTTGGAAAATCCCGCGTTTGCGTTGGGCCAATTCCATAACGGCACCGACAAATTCGTTCGGTACCATAATTTGGGCTTTGACAAAGGGTTCTTCGATATTTTCAATGCGGGTTGGGTCTGGAAATTCTGATGGGTTGGCAACTTCAAGGGTTTCGCCATCAGTAGTATTGATGTGATAAACAACGGATGGTGCGGTCATAATCAAATCAATGCCAAATTCACGCTCTAAGCGTTCTTGGATAACGTCCATATGCAGGAGTCCAAGGAAACCACAGCGGAAACCAAAGCCTAAGGCTTGCGATGTTTCTGGCTCAAAACGCAAGCTCGCATCATTGAGTTGAAGTTTTTCAAGGGCTTCACGGAGGTCATTGAATTTATTGGATTCGATGGGATAAATTCCGGCAAACACCATCGGGTTCATCTGTTTGTAACCGCTGAGTGCTTCGCTAGCTGGTTGAGTGGCTAATGTCACGGTGTCCCCAACGCGAGTATCTGCTACGGTTTTGATGGAAGCAGCGATATAGCCGACATCACCGGCCATGAGGAAGTCACGGGAAACGGCTTTTGGTGTGAAAATGCCGACTTCTGTGACGTCAAAGGTTTTTCCATTGCTCATCATTTGAATCCGGTCACCCACTTTGACAGAGCCGTCAACTAGTCGGACTTGCAAGATAACGCCACGATAGGCGTCGTAGACAGAGTCAAAAATCAGAGCTTTGAGCGGTGCGTCCACTTCGCCATGAGGGGCTGGGACTTTTTCAACGATTTGCTCCAGAATTTCTTCAATCCCGATGCCTGATTTGGCAGAGGCAAGGACAGCTTCTGAGGCATCCAGTCCAATCACGTCTTCGATTTCTTGGCGAACCATTTCGGGATCGGCGGCTGGAAGGTCAATTTTATTGATGACAGGGAGAATCTCGAGGTCATTATCGAGTGCCAAATAAACATTAGCCAGAGTTTGGGCTTCTATTCCTTGGGCTGCGTCAACGACAAGAATAGCTCCTTCACAAGCGGCAAGACTGCGTGACACTTCATAGGTAAAATCGACGTGCCCTGGGGTGTCAATCAAATGGAAAATGTATGTTTCACCGTCTTTGGCTTTATAATTGAGTTCAATGGCGTTGAGTTTGATGGTGATGCCACGTTCACGCTCTAAATCCATTGAGTCAAGGAGCTGAGCTTGCATTTCCCGTTTTGAAACGGTCTCCGTCTGCTCAAGAATGCGGTCGGCAAGCGTTGATTTTCCGTGGTCAATATGCGCGATGATACTAAAATTCCGAATTTTTTCTTTGCGCGCGTTCATTTCTTGTAGATTCATCTTGTTTCCTTTTTGCTTTTTACAGCTTTTTTAGTAGGGGTAACTTTTATCGTTAGTTGAAATAATTATATCATATTTTGATGTAAAAAACCGCTCCTCATAGGTGAGAAGCGGGGAATGTTCGGTTTTTAATTTTTGTCCTCTTGGCTCTTTCGTCAGTGATTTGGTCAATTTGTTGGAGAGAATTTACTGACGGATGCTGTTAAGCGAGAGAAATTGCTGACGAATCCTCCTAGAACATGGAGAATTTGCTGACGTAAATTTACGTCAGTATTTTTTTCTGATTAAAGCTGGTATTATCTGTGGGAAATTCTTGTTCAATCTGAGCAATCTGACCAAATTCAACGGTAACATCTTCTGTGATAAAACTTTGGGTGTGGGCACTGAATTGTTTGTCATCACTGATGAAATGGAGGTGAAAACCTGCACCAAATAGGTCAGACAGATGCTCTGGCGCCCAAATGCCAACGAGGGTTCCAGCGACATTTTCCCGAGTAAAGTAAGGCTGATCTGCCAAAATCTCCGCATAAGGTCGGGTGTTATTTGCAGGCTTGCTGCTAATCGTCATGGATTTGAAATGCCCTTTGATGACAATGGTATAGGCCGTGTTTTCAGTGGGAAATTGTGCGACGACGTTTGACAAAAATTCCTCAGAAGGTTGGCTACTGCTGTCTGTAAAAGTTTTTAGAGCCTGATGATCAACCAAAGCAACATAAGGCAAGGTTTCATCTGCTTCTACTTGGCGGACATGATTTTGCGCATCGCCGTGATAGGCAATACCGTCCCAAATAGTCACTTCGCCATTGGCTGTGTCTAAAGTGCCGATGCCTGCTGCACCGTGTTTGAGCGCTTCTGCGAGGCTAATTGTCCCTTCATAGAATCCGCCAGATAATGTTGTAAATGTATTATGTTGGAAAATTTTGCTTTTTGTCATAATTTTATTTTAGCACTTTTTCTAATTATTGGTTATTTAAAGCATTTGGAAATTTGATAAAGCAAATTTGACTTGCATTTGATATAATAATGGTTATGACAATAAAAACTTCATTTGCAAAGTTTGCTGGGAAATCTTCGCGCTTTGTCTTGGAAAAATTTTTCAAGCGTGGCTCGACTTTGCCTGGTAAAATTGCGCTCAAATTTGACCCCGAAATTCTTAAAAGCTTAACTCAAAATTATGAAATCATCGTTGTGACTGGAACAAATGGAAAAACTTTGACAACAGCTTTGACGGTGGGGATTTTGGAGAAGGCTTTCGGTCCTGTGGTGACGAATCCAACTGGAGCCAATATGATTACGGGAATTGTTTCCACTTTTTTGAAAGCTAAAAAGGCGAAAGCAGGTCAGAAAAAATTTGCCGTTTTGGAAATTGATGAGGCAAGTTTGCCTAAAATCACGGAGTATATCAAACCTTCTCTTTTTGTTTTTACCAATATCTTCCGTGATCAAATGGATCGTTATGGCGAAATTTATACGACCTATGATTTCATTGTGAAAGGGGCGGCGAATAGTCCTACTGCCACGGTGTTGCTCAATGGCGATAGTCCACTTTTCAATTCTAAAAAATTGGTGAATCCGGTGAAATATTATGGTTTCAATCATGAAAATCACGAGGGAAGTCGGGCCCACTATAACACAGAGGGTGTGGTTTGTCCAAACTGTCACCATATTTTGGCCTATAAGCTCAATACTTATGCTAACTTGGGCAATTATTTCTGTGAAAATTGTGATTTTAGTCGTCCACCGCTGGATTATCAACTGACTGAATTGTCTGAGATTACAAATACGGCTTCGAAGTTTGTAATTGATGGTCGGGCTTATCAGATCAATGTTGGCGGGCTCTATAACATCTATAATGCGCTTGCTGCTGTGGCTGTGGCTGAATATTTCAAAGTGCCACAAGAAACGATTGCTGCTGGATTTGAACTTTCTAAGGCTGTTTTTGGCCGACAAGAAACATTAGAAATTAACGGCAAAAAAGCAACCATCGTTCTCATTAAAAATCCAGTTGGTGCCAATCAGGCGCTCGAAATGATGAAATTGGCCAATTATCCGTTTAGTTTAGTTACTTTATTGAACGCCAACTATGCGGACGGTATTGATACAAGCTGGATTTGGGATGCTAATTTTGAGTTGGTTAACGACATGGCGATTGACCAAATTATCACAGGTGGGGCGCGTTCTGCTGAAATGGCACGACGGATGCGGGTCACTGGTTTTGATGCCACTAAAATCTCTGAGCGCGAAAGTCTTTCAGATATTTTGAAAGCCGTCAAAGAAAGCCCACAAGAACACGTTTATATTTTAGCGACTTATACGGCAATGCTGCAAATGCGGGAACTGCTGGCACAAGAGCATTATATTTCTGGTGAAATGAAGTAAAGTTCGCTGATTTTCACTGATGAAAGGAACTCAATGACTTATATTTCTTTACAAACAAAAAATCCTGAAAGTTATTCTTATTCGCTGAATATTGCGCATCTTTATGGCGATTTGATGAATACTTACGGCGACAATGGCAATATTTTGATGATGAAATATATTGCTGAAAAGCTCGGCGCTGCGGCAACTTTTGAAATCGTCAGTTTAGATGATGTTTTCAACCCTGATCACTATGATCTGGCCTTCTGGGGCGGGGGTCAGGATTATGAGCAAGAAATTATTGCAGAACAATCACTGACGGATTTGTCAGCACCACTGAAAGCTTATATTGAAGCGGAAAAACCGCTGCTTGCGATTTGTGGAGGTTATCAAATGTTGGGCCAATATTATGTCAATTCGGCAGGGGTCAAAATTGCTGGGACAGGCATTTTGGGACATTATACCGAAAATCTGCGAACTGACCGTTTTATTGGCGACATCGAAACACATAATGACGAATTTGGCGAAACTTACTACGGCTTTGAAAATCACTCTGGCATCACTTACCTTTCTGCTGACGAAAAGCCACTCGGACGCGTGGTTTATGGCGGCGGAAACAATCCTGATGATCATACAGAGGGTTTGATTTACAAAAATACTTTCGGTACTTATTTCCACGGGCCAATTTTGTCCAGAAATGCACGGCTGGCTTACCGCTTAGTCACTACTGCTTTACGTCAAAAATATGGACAAAATATCGATTTGCCTGCCTTTGAAAGCATTTTAGCTGACGAAGAAAAAGGACAGCAAGTCAGTGATATCAAACGCAAGGTTGAAAGATAAGTAAAAAACACAGAGCATTTGCTGACGAAATTCATTTTGATAGAAAAATCACTGACGAAAAGTCTAACTTGCTGAAAAGTGAAGAAAAAATACTGACGAATATTCTGTCAGTATTTTTTTATTTAATCTATAGATTTCAAAGCCCCTAGCATATCGACAGCCTTTAATTTGAAATGAACGACAAAGGCTAGTGAAGCCGTGGTCGCAAAGGTAATCAGAGCAGACAAGGCAAGATTGCTCCAGAGCAATCCAGGCGCAAACATAATCTGGTCAGCCGCTAGCTGGCTAATGATGAAGTGATGGAAAAAGGCACCCAGCAAAAATCCAGACCCAATCCCAATAAAACTCAGAAAAATCGTTTCACGGTAGATGTAAAAAGTGACTTCTCGATCATAAAAACCAAGTACTTTAATCGTTGATAATTCACGAATCCGTTCTGAAACATTGATATTGGTCAGATTGTAAATCACCACAATCGCCAGCAAAATAGCACAAGAAATCAAGACAAACATGACACTGTTAATCCCATGCATGAACGAATTGATGGTTGTTTTCAAATCACTGTTTTGCGAAATGCCTTTGACCACAGGTAGGCTCATCAAGTCGGTGGAAACTTGCCGCAGATGACCTGAGGTTGGATTTTTTAGTTGAGCGAGCTGGGCATTGGGCGTAAATTGCTCATCAAACGCTTGGGCGTAAGCGGATTTCGTCATGAAAATGTAGTGCCCCATATACATCTCAGTGACGCCAGCAATTTGAAGCTGATGTTTTTTATTTTCGCTGTCCAGAAATTCGGCTTGATCACCGACTTTCAAGTTCATCAGCGTGGCCAGTTTTTCAGTAATAACCACGCCTGAACCCTTAAGAAGCAACTTTTTACCTGATTGTCGGTTTTGCAGGCTGACAAATTTGGATAAATCGGCTGAATCTTGCGGCACAATCAAGCTAATCTGTTGCTTTTCACCACCGTTTTTGTGACTTAAGCTTTCAAAAACAATTGGTAAATGCCCCGTAAACTCTGTGGAATCTAGCTTTTCGGTCAGTGCTTCTTTCTGCTTGGCTGTCGACTGCTCTTTTTCAAGAACCATTAAATCATAATGCAAAATACTGCCAAATTGACGGCTGGAAAGTCCAGAAATCGAATCTCGAATCCCAAATCCCATGACCAAAAGTGCCGTACAGCCCGCCACACCAAAGATGGTCATCAACATCCGTTTTTTATAGCGAAAGAGATTGCGGGCAGTCACTTTATAAGTAAAGGCCAGCCGGTTCCAAATAAAAGGCAACCGTTCAAGCAAAATCCGAGAGCCAGCTTTGGGTACTTTGGCCAGAAAAAGTCCTGCTGGAACTTCTTTTAACTCACTACGCACCACCCAGT
The DNA window shown above is from Lactococcus sp. S-13 and carries:
- the murT gene encoding lipid II isoglutaminyl synthase subunit MurT yields the protein MTIKTSFAKFAGKSSRFVLEKFFKRGSTLPGKIALKFDPEILKSLTQNYEIIVVTGTNGKTLTTALTVGILEKAFGPVVTNPTGANMITGIVSTFLKAKKAKAGQKKFAVLEIDEASLPKITEYIKPSLFVFTNIFRDQMDRYGEIYTTYDFIVKGAANSPTATVLLNGDSPLFNSKKLVNPVKYYGFNHENHEGSRAHYNTEGVVCPNCHHILAYKLNTYANLGNYFCENCDFSRPPLDYQLTELSEITNTASKFVIDGRAYQINVGGLYNIYNALAAVAVAEYFKVPQETIAAGFELSKAVFGRQETLEINGKKATIVLIKNPVGANQALEMMKLANYPFSLVTLLNANYADGIDTSWIWDANFELVNDMAIDQIITGGARSAEMARRMRVTGFDATKISERESLSDILKAVKESPQEHVYILATYTAMLQMRELLAQEHYISGEMK
- the gatD gene encoding lipid II isoglutaminyl synthase subunit GatD — protein: MTYISLQTKNPESYSYSLNIAHLYGDLMNTYGDNGNILMMKYIAEKLGAAATFEIVSLDDVFNPDHYDLAFWGGGQDYEQEIIAEQSLTDLSAPLKAYIEAEKPLLAICGGYQMLGQYYVNSAGVKIAGTGILGHYTENLRTDRFIGDIETHNDEFGETYYGFENHSGITYLSADEKPLGRVVYGGGNNPDDHTEGLIYKNTFGTYFHGPILSRNARLAYRLVTTALRQKYGQNIDLPAFESILADEEKGQQVSDIKRKVER